Below is a window of Desulfobulbaceae bacterium DB1 DNA.
AAGAAATCGTCAACGAGGGGGCGGAAGGGTGCTTTTCGCTGGAGGAACTCCCGGAAAAACTCGATTCCCCCCGGATTGTCTGGCTGATGCTGCCGGCGGGCCGGGCGGTTGACGAGCATCTGGAAAAATTACGCGGCCTGCTTGAGGCGGGTGACATCATTGTCGAGGGCGGCAACAGCCGCTATCAGGATGATCAGCGTCGGCAATCCTATCTGAAGGGAGCCGGAATTCATTATGTCGATGCCGGAGTGAGCGGCGGCATCTGGGGACTGACGGTCGGCTACTGCACCATGGTGGGCGGCGAGAAGAAGATTTTTGATTATCTGGAGCCTCTTTTTCGCACCCTGGCTCCGGCGGACGGCTACCTGTATTGCGGGCCGACCGGTGCGGGGCATTTTGTCAAGATGATTCACAACGGCATCGAGTACGGCATGATGCAGGCCTATGGTGAAGGTTTTGCCCTGCTCGAAGCGTCAGCCTTCAGCCGGCATCTTGATTTCGGCCGTATTGCTCATTTGTGGAACCAGGGCAGCGTTATCCGTTCCTGGCTGTTGGAGCTGCTCGAGGACGCCTTTGCCAAGGACCCTGATCTGGCCGAATTGAGCGGTTATGTCGAGGACTCCGGGGAAGGAAGGTGGACGGTGGAGCAGGCCATTGAAAGCAGTGTGCCGGCGCCGGTCATAACCATGGCGCTTTTTCAGCGTTTTGCTTCCCGCCGGGACAATTCCTTTGAAAACAGAGTGCTGGCCGCGCTGCGTCGGGAGTTCGGCGGCCACGCGGTAAAAGGGAAATAGTTGCTGTATTCACCCCTTGAACGCGCCAACGCGGCCAAACGTTTCGTTCCCCTGATGGTGACTTAAGGAACAACCAGTCATGAATGAAAAAATCCTTGATCCCGACGCCGGCTGTGACTGCCTGAAAGCCGGGCAACTTGAGCCGTGCACCATTGTCATTTTCGGCGCATCAGGCGATCTTGCCGCCCGCAAGCTGATCCCCGCTCTCTATCAGATGCATCTGCGCAACAGTCTGCCCGTGCCTGTGACAATCGTCGGCTGCGCCAGGAGCGACTTGACCAGTGAATCCTTTCGTGCCCGATTGCATGAAACCTGTTCCGTTGAGTGCCGA
It encodes the following:
- a CDS encoding 6-phosphogluconate dehydrogenase (decarboxylating), which gives rise to MKTAMIGLGRMGMNMARRLLQGGHQVVAYNRSPDKTEEIVNEGAEGCFSLEELPEKLDSPRIVWLMLPAGRAVDEHLEKLRGLLEAGDIIVEGGNSRYQDDQRRQSYLKGAGIHYVDAGVSGGIWGLTVGYCTMVGGEKKIFDYLEPLFRTLAPADGYLYCGPTGAGHFVKMIHNGIEYGMMQAYGEGFALLEASAFSRHLDFGRIAHLWNQGSVIRSWLLELLEDAFAKDPDLAELSGYVEDSGEGRWTVEQAIESSVPAPVITMALFQRFASRRDNSFENRVLAALRREFGGHAVKGK